A part of Solibacillus sp. FSL H8-0538 genomic DNA contains:
- a CDS encoding globin domain-containing protein, with protein sequence MNRKYTIPYEELGAEKLSALMHAFYSRVAKHPELIPIFPEDFTETIRKQIQFQTQYLGGPNLYTEEHGHPMMRARHMNFKVTPDRAQAWLECMAEALDEVGVDGKFRDIYYQRLVLTANHMINSPNEDEEGFE encoded by the coding sequence ATGAATCGAAAATATACGATTCCTTACGAGGAACTTGGTGCTGAAAAGCTTTCTGCGCTTATGCATGCGTTCTACTCTCGAGTAGCGAAGCATCCAGAGCTAATTCCGATTTTCCCGGAAGATTTTACAGAAACAATACGCAAACAAATACAATTTCAGACCCAGTACTTAGGTGGGCCAAACTTATATACAGAAGAACATGGTCATCCAATGATGCGCGCAAGACATATGAATTTCAAAGTGACACCAGATCGTGCACAAGCTTGGCTTGAGTGCATGGCTGAAGCGTTGGACGAAGTAGGAGTAGACGGGAAATTCCGCGATATTTATTATCAACGACTTGTGCTAACCGCTAATCATATGATCAACTCGCCGAATGAAGATGAGGAGGGATTTGAGTGA
- a CDS encoding lytic transglycosylase domain-containing protein, translating to MSTIDIQSMKSLLEIQAIQSIGTSNNNTTSLLSGSSSVFSDMIDEVLSNASTGLETDVSNMLGSYNSLASSPLLSQSKNNASAIAPLADNPYLASLMYSKGIASANNYLNTSVTQSIDQYRSTDFTGTTAFGNILAGAETYADSIAKASATYNIPEKLLAAVMKQESNFNPAAVSSAGATGLMQLMPSTAKYLGVADSTNPEQNIMGGAKYLRQMLDKFDNNISTALAAYNAGPGNVNKYNGIPPFKETMNYVKKVMNYYQT from the coding sequence TTGAGCACTATAGATATTCAGTCAATGAAATCATTGCTTGAAATTCAAGCAATTCAGTCAATTGGTACTAGCAATAATAATACAACTTCTTTATTATCAGGTAGTTCATCCGTCTTTTCTGACATGATTGACGAGGTATTATCAAATGCTTCGACAGGTTTAGAGACCGACGTTTCCAACATGCTCGGAAGCTATAACTCACTTGCCTCATCACCTTTACTTTCTCAATCGAAAAATAACGCTTCAGCAATTGCCCCATTAGCGGATAATCCGTATTTGGCTTCACTCATGTATTCGAAGGGCATTGCTTCAGCTAACAATTATTTAAATACATCAGTTACCCAATCGATCGATCAGTATCGTTCGACAGATTTCACTGGCACTACAGCTTTCGGAAATATATTAGCAGGAGCTGAAACTTACGCTGATTCGATTGCTAAAGCATCAGCAACTTATAATATCCCTGAAAAATTGCTCGCAGCGGTGATGAAACAGGAGTCCAACTTCAATCCAGCGGCAGTCAGTTCCGCTGGTGCTACGGGACTCATGCAGTTAATGCCTTCTACGGCGAAATATTTAGGCGTAGCCGATTCGACAAACCCTGAGCAAAATATTATGGGCGGTGCAAAATACTTACGTCAAATGTTAGATAAATTCGACAATAATATTTCAACGGCACTAGCCGCTTACAACGCGGGCCCTGGAAACGTAAATAAATACAATGGTATCCCTCCTTTTAAGGAAACCATGAACTACGTCAAAAAGGTTATGAATTACTATCAAACATAA
- a CDS encoding DsbA family protein produces the protein MNNVQMLSQPITPTTSNKPVELYIFIDPLCPEAFAVQSTLRKLQLEYEHYFTWRYVLSTELTSLNCLGNRTKGCVSGDELDITHPVLPSIAIKAAELQGKRAGSRYLTKLQEVAALKTRNVNSHSTLLEIAQEINLDMNEFAVDFGSKEAARAFQCDLYITREMDVHEVPSIVFFNECIEDEGLKVSGSYSYEVYEHVLQEMIGEKIIRQPLPSMDELFNRFQSLTTAEVAEIYSIDEAVAERELKKRMLQQKVERMMNDDITLWRLK, from the coding sequence GTGAATAATGTCCAAATGTTATCGCAACCTATCACACCTACTACATCAAATAAGCCAGTAGAGTTATATATATTCATAGACCCGTTGTGCCCCGAAGCATTTGCTGTGCAGTCAACGCTTCGCAAGTTACAGCTTGAGTATGAACATTATTTTACATGGCGTTATGTATTAAGTACGGAGCTTACATCACTGAACTGTTTAGGCAACCGTACAAAAGGCTGTGTTTCAGGTGATGAGTTGGATATTACACATCCAGTATTACCTTCAATTGCTATTAAAGCTGCAGAACTGCAAGGCAAGCGCGCAGGATCACGTTATTTAACGAAGCTACAAGAGGTGGCTGCGTTGAAAACCCGCAATGTCAATTCGCATTCGACATTGCTAGAAATTGCACAAGAAATCAACTTAGATATGAACGAATTTGCAGTTGATTTTGGCTCTAAAGAAGCAGCACGAGCATTCCAGTGTGATTTATACATTACGCGTGAAATGGATGTTCACGAAGTACCAAGCATTGTCTTCTTTAATGAATGCATTGAGGATGAAGGCTTAAAGGTTAGTGGATCGTATAGCTACGAAGTATACGAGCATGTTTTACAAGAGATGATTGGCGAGAAAATTATTCGACAGCCATTACCGTCCATGGATGAACTTTTCAATCGTTTTCAAAGTTTAACGACAGCGGAAGTTGCTGAAATCTATTCAATTGATGAGGCAGTTGCAGAACGTGAATTAAAGAAACGTATGCTCCAACAAAAAGTAGAACGAATGATGAATGACGATATTACATTATGGCGCTTAAAATAA